TTCCATGGAAGCTGTTTCAGGTCTTACTTCTCAAATCAAAGGGGAAACTTGCTAGTTAAATGTTTAAGCAGTAAAGGACCTCAGAAAAGGCATCTTGAAATTTCATTAGCGTGCCAAAATTTGAATATGAAGCTTTTGGTGCCAAAAAAAGGAATGCTTCCCAAAATCAAGTGTAATGTGGGGCCAGTATCTTGGCCCCAGGGATGTGCCTCTGCTGGCTTAATTTTTGGCTTACTGGTTTGTTGTTCAAATTCTGAACCCACACATGCAGAGGCATCTCACAAGGAGGGGCATAAGGAAGAAGAATCATGTGCTAAATTCTCACATGGGAAGAAAGTCTATACGGATTATTCAATCACTGGTGAACATCATTTCATACTTAGCATCTATACAGTtttcattcatattttaaataactTGTTTCTGGTGCATCAAATTCTCTATACTTTGAAACTGCTTATTTAGATTACTATTTCTATTACTattactactattattattattattactattattgttcattattattattattattatttttgattggATGTGTCAGTGTGGATAACTGCTCCATTCTTTGCAGGGATACCTGGTGATGGGAGATGTCTGTTCCGCTCTGTTGCTCATGGGGCTTGTTTACGATCAGGGAAACCAGCTCCAAATGAAAGCTTACAAAGAGAACTAGCGGATGATTTACGGGCTAAAGTATGGTTCCTATGCTCCTCCACTATGACAGTTatgagtttaaaattttaatttaataagcATGGTTTGCGTACCTGCTGCAGCGGTCACTGCATTATTTCTATTACCCATACCAAGGTTTCCATCTACCATTTGAAACTCATAACtggaatatttatttatttatttgtataagAAGATATGAATGATGGGGAAAAAATGTCATGACCAGAGGAAGTAGTAATCCCATCTGTGCTATATCCCAAAAAGACTAGCCGAGTTGCAGCAAACACCTAATGTGGGACACAACTCACATCCGTGTAGACACATCCATTTCAATCCACATAATTTGGGATATGACAATCTTTGTATTAGTGCTCACCAAATTACGCTGACAGGATTTTTGACATGTAATTTGGGGTATCACAACAATAATGAATTTCTAACATGTAATTGACCTCTTTGTATTAGTCCTCAACAAATAACACTGACGGGTTTTCTGAATGTTTGATGCAGGCTtatttatgtgtttattttttaattcagtCGACCCCTAATATGTGTTGATCTTTACATTTGTCAGGTTGCAGATGAGTTTATCAAAAGAAGGGAAGAGACCGAATGGTAAGTCTTTGAGTTGTATGCTTTTGTCATTCTGACAACTTTAGTGCTACGCTTGTTTGCCCTGTTTTGATCACTGATGATATATGTCttgtattttacaaaaaaactgTTGTTTATTATTCATGATTaattaaaatggaaaagaaatttaGTTAAAAAGTTTGGCAATGGAGGCTACTCCTTGTAATTGTTGCTGACGTGGCTGAAGTTTGATGGCTTCACAATGTTAACAGGTTTGTCGAAGGAGATTTTGACACATATGTATCACATATAAAGAAGCCACATGTATGGGGAGGTGAGCCTGAATTGTTCCTAGCTTCACATGTTCTCCAGtaagtctctctctttctctttctctttctcttaatgTGCTCAATGTGGTAGTTGGGTTGTGGGGGATTGGAGGCTGGGACTTGTCATCTGCTTTAGGGGTTCTTGAGTTAAATCTAGAGGTTCTAATTAACAGACAAGTGAAATATTCATATTATATATAGGGAAAAGAACCAGTCCAAGATGCACTTACTGCATTGCAGACTATTCATCTTTTACATAATCTTGGATGTTGAACTGATAGGAGTTAGCTACAGGATGCCAATTACAGTATACATGTACGATGAGGATGCTGGTGGCTTGATATCCATAGCTGAGTATGGCCAAGAGTATGGAAAAGAAAATCCCATCAGAGTTCTCTACCATGGTTTTGGTCACTATGATGCATTGCAGATGCCAAGAAAGAAGAGCGATAGATCACGACTTTAGTTTTCATATTTGAACAACAGAAGAGCGGTTGTTGTTTTGAACTATAACCAACGAAAGTGGATTATAaattgtatcattttttttttctgctatAATAAGTGGAAGAAGGAGGATTTGAACTTAGGTTCTCCTTATGAGGATAGTTGGGCGATGTCACTGAGCTATAAGGCTCTTGCCACATCATCTTCTTATTTGTATTCTAGATATCATAGTTAAAGAAATGATTGAATTCACTCGAGACAAGCTGAGAATAAGACGTTAGTTCTAATAACAGAATCTTTCCTATGCAATCTTCTTCTTTGCAGCCATATGTGGTTGAATTTAGACAGCTGAAGAAGTGAAGAGAAATAGATTGAGTCGAAGAATAATTAATAAGGATATGTAAGTCAGACATGTATGTAACTTTCATTAAAGTTGGTGATATTGATCAAAAGTACTGGAAAACTCCAATGCTGATCATGCTAGTTCTtgagattaataatttgcaGGTGAGTTTGTTACAATTTTTGTAGCAGCAAAACCTTGCCAGTTTCGCCAAGTGTAATGGCACGTTGAGAGATATCTTCTTGGGCATTTGTCGCCCTCTATCACATTTCTTCCGTTAATGGTCCCAAAAATGACGCTATTTTCtgtagaaaatagaaaatagaaaataaaaataaaacttctaagagagaaaataaagacaaaaaaatccaaaaattaattaaaaaaaaaaatcatctttagGCTTTAGCGCTCCACCTGACAAGTATAGCCGCAAATCAACCATCAgtttagtttttaaaactcaaccACAAGAGgagatttgaaaaaataaaaacaaaaaacgtgAGATTAGGAGTAAAgaagccacaaaaaaaaaaaaaaatgtgggctTAGGATTCTGAGTAATTGAAGGAATATGGAGAAGTTGGAGCAATTGAAATCTCTAAATACatagtggtcctattttgtaggcaagaTTGTACGTGGAGTCAGTGATGTATTTTTATTAGGTTGTCCTTAAgtttttgttcatcccaaaattatttgtatttttaatatttttatgttgtaTTGACTATTCTCTCTTTGAATTTCTTTATACAAAACGACTATTTGAAATATCTAATTTTAGTGTAGAAGAATATTTCAAGTTTGAATACCCAAAGAGAgttaaggaaaatattttcaaaactataaacttgtgtaaaataaaaacaaacacacaaaaatgtgagaaagagaacaaaaaaaagattgagtaataagaaaattacatttttatgcCTCAAAGAGAAACAAAAGGAGGGGAAAAGAAgacatttatttatgttttgttttagcAACTGGGTTgcagttccaaaaaaaaaaaatgatagtacCTAAATTTATGGatgagaagtttttttttttttttttttgagaaaccagactaGCAGCCTGGGGctttattagaaacaaaaacCAGAAAAAACAGGAATTAATGGACATCAAAGAGAGCCAAGGGGGTAATATCATCCGGCAGGTCCTCTATCCAGGCCTGAAACTATAACCCAGATTTGGCCTTTTTTGCTAATGCATCAGCTATCCTATTACAAGAACGTTTAACATGATAGAATTCAAAGCAGGATAAATGAGAAGCATGGATAAGAATATCATCTATCAGGTTGCCATACATGGCTTCACTAGCAAGCCCGTGATTAAGACCTTGTATCACAATCATCGAGTCACCCTAAAAAATTACTTCATGAATACCGATTTCAAATGCAAACTTCACAGCACGACGGCACGTCAATGCTTCAACCTCGACAACTAAATTTGGATGAGAAGTTATagtaacaat
The sequence above is drawn from the Quercus robur chromosome 7, dhQueRobu3.1, whole genome shotgun sequence genome and encodes:
- the LOC126692955 gene encoding OVARIAN TUMOR DOMAIN-containing deubiquitinating enzyme 4 isoform X2, translated to MEKGVALYIGYDNKSVCSPISTCAKNVVHLSAHFQSQMGSKICAAVSRGPSNLRCFYLYPGHSKTNYGSMSVSKILSTPSRANQTFHGSCFRSYFSNQRGNLLVKCLSSKGPQKRHLEISLACQNLNMKLLVPKKGMLPKIKCNVGPVSWPQGCASAGLIFGLLVCCSNSEPTHAEASHKEGHKEEESCAKFSHGKKVYTDYSITGIPGDGRCLFRSVAHGACLRSGKPAPNESLQRELADDLRAKVADEFIKRREETEWFVEGDFDTYVSHIKKPHVWGGEPELFLASHVLQMPITVYMYDEDAGGLISIAEYGQEYGKENPIRVLYHGFGHYDALQMPRKKSDRSRL
- the LOC126692955 gene encoding OVARIAN TUMOR DOMAIN-containing deubiquitinating enzyme 4 isoform X1 produces the protein MEKGVALYIGYDNKSVCSPISTCAKNVVHLSAHFQSQMGSKICAAVSRGPSNLRCFYLYPGHSKTNYGSMSVSKILSTPSRANQTFHGSCFRSYFSNQRGNLLVKCLSSKGPQKRHLEISLACQNLNMKLLVPKKGMLPKIKCNVGPVSWPQGCASAGLIFGLLVCCSNSEPTHAEASHKEGHKEEESCAKFSHGKKVYTDYSITGIPGDGRCLFRSVAHGACLRSGKPAPNESLQRELADDLRAKVADEFIKRREETEWFVEGDFDTYVSHIKKPHVWGGEPELFLASHVLQEKNQSKMHLLHCRLFIFYIILDVELIGVSYRMPITVYMYDEDAGGLISIAEYGQEYGKENPIRVLYHGFGHYDALQMPRKKSDRSRL
- the LOC126692955 gene encoding OVARIAN TUMOR DOMAIN-containing deubiquitinating enzyme 4 isoform X4, giving the protein MEKGVALYIGYDNKSVCSPISTCAKNVVHLSAHFQSQMGSKICAAVSRGPSNLRCFYLYPGHSKTNYGSMSVSKILSTPSRANQTFHGSCFRSYFSNQRGNLLVKCLSSKGPQKRHLEISLACQNLNMKLLVPKKGMLPKIKCNVGPVSWPQGCASAGLIFGLLVCCSNSEPTHAEASHKEGHKEEESCAKFSHGKKVYTDYSITGIPGDGRCLFRSVAHGACLRSGKPAPNESLQRELADDLRAKVADEFIKRREETEWFVEGDFDTYVSHIKKPHVWGGEPELFLASHVLHHMWLNLDS
- the LOC126692955 gene encoding OVARIAN TUMOR DOMAIN-containing deubiquitinating enzyme 4 isoform X5, with translation MEKGVALYIGYDNKSVCSPISTCAKNVVHLSAHFQSQMGSKICAAVSRGPSNLRCFYLYPGHSKTNYGSMSVSKILSTPSRANQTFHGSCFRSYFSNQRGNLLVKCLSSKGPQKRHLEISLACQNLNMKLLVPKKGMLPKIKCNVGPVSWPQGCASAGLIFGLLVCCSNSEPTHAEASHKEGHKEEESCAKFSHGKKVYTDYSITGIPGDGRCLFRSVAHGACLRSGKPAPNESLQRELADDLRAKVADEFIKRREETEWFVEGDFDTYVSHIKKPHVWGGEPELFLASHVLQS
- the LOC126692955 gene encoding OVARIAN TUMOR DOMAIN-containing deubiquitinating enzyme 4 isoform X3, with product MGSKICAAVSRGPSNLRCFYLYPGHSKTNYGSMSVSKILSTPSRANQTFHGSCFRSYFSNQRGNLLVKCLSSKGPQKRHLEISLACQNLNMKLLVPKKGMLPKIKCNVGPVSWPQGCASAGLIFGLLVCCSNSEPTHAEASHKEGHKEEESCAKFSHGKKVYTDYSITGIPGDGRCLFRSVAHGACLRSGKPAPNESLQRELADDLRAKVADEFIKRREETEWFVEGDFDTYVSHIKKPHVWGGEPELFLASHVLQEKNQSKMHLLHCRLFIFYIILDVELIGVSYRMPITVYMYDEDAGGLISIAEYGQEYGKENPIRVLYHGFGHYDALQMPRKKSDRSRL